Proteins found in one Gadus macrocephalus chromosome 23, ASM3116895v1 genomic segment:
- the LOC132452838 gene encoding coiled-coil domain-containing protein 106-like isoform X2: MPKAKKKMSLKVPKNDSMTEVTKNDLDGPEVEGSSAPSRSSISSIGSGSISKVEFLEARIQWQEKIIKDLEQERNFLREQIMGKKKSSQPKVFTLEDDDEDDDGNMDEDDVIPPSSPNISESSDSDVVIQRRKKRWTQPPASATVAVLGKAHVRAKGPAEVISRYKKVLKSLSKVRTMTEAFRINGVDRGTIKMTAAIAELSIVDPETFKTLKYDPATETLQSFAKRCATHITPEKKSIIEDMKAKGQLLPLLMKY; the protein is encoded by the exons ATG cCTAAGGCCAAGAAGAAAATGTCCCTAAAAGTCCCTAAAAATGACTCGATGACAGAGGTGACCAAAAATGATTTGGATG GTCCTGAAGTTGAAGGAAGCTCTGCTCCAAGTCGCAGCAGCATAAGCAGCATTGGATCAG gATCAATCTCCAAAGTGGAGTTCCTAGAAGCAAGGATCCAATggcaagaaaaaataataaaggatCTTGAGCAAGAGCGCAATTTCTTGCGTGAGCAAATCATGGGAAAGAAGAAATCAT CTCAACCAAAAGTATTTACTttggaggacgacgacgaggatGACGATGGTAACATGGATGAAGATGACGTCATTCCCCCATCTTCTCCAAACATCAGTGAGTCCTCGGACAGTGATGTTGTCATCCAAAGACGGAAGAAACGTTGGACACAGCCACCTGCATCTGCAACTGTGGCTGTGCTTGGAAAAGCTCATGTGAGAG caAAAGGACCAGCTGAGGTTATCAGCAGATATAAAAAAGTCTTGAAAAGCTTAAGCAAAGTCCGCACCATGACTGAAGCCTTCAGAATCAATGGCGTGGACCGGGGAACCATCAAGATGACTGCTGCAATTGCAGAGCTCAGCATTGTGGATCCTGAAACCTTCAAGACCCTGAAGTATGATCCTGCAACTGAGACCCTGCAGTCCTTTGCTAAGAGGTGTGCAACCCACATTACCCCTGAGAAGAAGAGCATTATAGAGGACATGAAGGCCAAAGGCCAACTCCTCCCCTTGTTGATGAAATATTAA
- the LOC132452838 gene encoding coiled-coil domain-containing protein 106-like isoform X1 gives MNLFIFLQPKAKKKMSLKVPKNDSMTEVTKNDLDGPEVEGSSAPSRSSISSIGSGSISKVEFLEARIQWQEKIIKDLEQERNFLREQIMGKKKSSQPKVFTLEDDDEDDDGNMDEDDVIPPSSPNISESSDSDVVIQRRKKRWTQPPASATVAVLGKAHVRAKGPAEVISRYKKVLKSLSKVRTMTEAFRINGVDRGTIKMTAAIAELSIVDPETFKTLKYDPATETLQSFAKRCATHITPEKKSIIEDMKAKGQLLPLLMKY, from the exons atgaatttatttatatttttacagcCTAAGGCCAAGAAGAAAATGTCCCTAAAAGTCCCTAAAAATGACTCGATGACAGAGGTGACCAAAAATGATTTGGATG GTCCTGAAGTTGAAGGAAGCTCTGCTCCAAGTCGCAGCAGCATAAGCAGCATTGGATCAG gATCAATCTCCAAAGTGGAGTTCCTAGAAGCAAGGATCCAATggcaagaaaaaataataaaggatCTTGAGCAAGAGCGCAATTTCTTGCGTGAGCAAATCATGGGAAAGAAGAAATCAT CTCAACCAAAAGTATTTACTttggaggacgacgacgaggatGACGATGGTAACATGGATGAAGATGACGTCATTCCCCCATCTTCTCCAAACATCAGTGAGTCCTCGGACAGTGATGTTGTCATCCAAAGACGGAAGAAACGTTGGACACAGCCACCTGCATCTGCAACTGTGGCTGTGCTTGGAAAAGCTCATGTGAGAG caAAAGGACCAGCTGAGGTTATCAGCAGATATAAAAAAGTCTTGAAAAGCTTAAGCAAAGTCCGCACCATGACTGAAGCCTTCAGAATCAATGGCGTGGACCGGGGAACCATCAAGATGACTGCTGCAATTGCAGAGCTCAGCATTGTGGATCCTGAAACCTTCAAGACCCTGAAGTATGATCCTGCAACTGAGACCCTGCAGTCCTTTGCTAAGAGGTGTGCAACCCACATTACCCCTGAGAAGAAGAGCATTATAGAGGACATGAAGGCCAAAGGCCAACTCCTCCCCTTGTTGATGAAATATTAA